In a genomic window of Pseudomonas mohnii:
- a CDS encoding YqaA family protein has product MFGAYMGLFLAAFGAATLLPLQSEAVLVGLLLSDRYGLWSLLAVATLGNVLGSLLNWWLGRAIERFRERRWFPVSPRHLERARHHYQRYGHWSLLLSWLPVIGDPLTLVAGVMREPLGRFLLIVTLAKGARYGVLALITLGWMD; this is encoded by the coding sequence ATTTTCGGCGCTTACATGGGGCTGTTCCTGGCCGCCTTCGGTGCCGCGACGCTGCTGCCCTTGCAGTCCGAAGCGGTCCTGGTGGGGCTGCTGCTCAGCGACCGGTATGGGCTGTGGTCGCTGCTGGCAGTGGCGACCCTGGGCAATGTCCTCGGCTCCCTGCTGAATTGGTGGTTGGGCCGCGCCATCGAACGTTTTCGCGAGCGGCGCTGGTTTCCGGTCAGTCCTCGGCATCTGGAACGGGCCCGTCATCATTACCAGCGTTACGGTCATTGGTCGCTGCTGCTGAGCTGGTTGCCGGTGATCGGCGACCCGCTGACCCTGGTGGCCGGCGTCATGCGTGAGCCATTGGGGCGTTTCCTGCTGATCGTAACGCTCGCCAAGGGCGCCCGTTATGGGGTGCTGGCCCTGATCACCCTGGGCTGGATGGATTGA